Below is a genomic region from Echinicola rosea.
AACCGATCCATGGTTCTTATCCCCAAGCCGCAGGAAAAGACATTGCCAATCCTTTGGCGACGGTACTTTCTGCTGCGATGATGTTTGAATATGCCTTTGACCTGAAGGAAGAAGCAAAGGCCATCACTGATGTGGTGAACCTTTCCCTGGCCGAAGGCGTGGTGACTGAAGATATCGCCGAAGAAAGCAAGCCAAGCAAAACCTCTGAAGTAGGGGACTGGCTGGCTGAGCAGATTCTAAAATAATGGAGATTTAATTGATATGAATAGTGGAAGACGGAGCCCGAGTTGGGTTCCGTTTTTTAGTTTTGACCATGGCCGACTGGGAAATACAAAAACCTCAGTTCGATTATAAAACCGTTTCCATACAGTGCGGAACATGCACTGCGAGCTTGTCTGGAGCCAAACAGGGCTTAGGGGGAGATTTGAGAAGTGGAAGCCGTAGCAGTCTTCGTATTTGGGGATTGCCACACCCTTTTTCAACTCTCTAGTTTCGCATTTGAAATGCGAACTGCCGAGAATGGCATTTGCAATGCCTCCTTGCAGTGAAGCCACCAGAAATATGGTTTGATCCGAATTGAAATCCCCATATGTAAAAAACATAGAAACGGATAAGGAGTATCAGGGCCTTCCATGTAGTATTTGAAAGGGGTATGCTTCGGTTTGTTTCTGGCGCCACTGCATCAAATGTTGTGTGATTTTTTGCTAACTTCACCTCCATGACCGATAACCTTGTCAATACGATACAGTCCATGATTTACCTCGACGAGACAGGGGTCAGGGGGCTAAAAGCCATCAGCCAAATCAAAAGGTTTTCGAGTGGAGAGCATTGGATTAGAGAAGGACAGGTGCCGAGCTCTTTTGGTTTTGTGGACAAGGGCCTATTTCGGATTTATTATGCCGATGCCGATGGACATGAAGTGACGAAGGGTTTTTTTCAGGAAGGAAGTTTTCCTACTGCTTATACTTCTTTGCAGACCGAAAAGCCTTCTTATTTTTTTATTCAAGCATTGGAGGATGCCCAGTTGGTGACCATTGATTATAAAAAGTGGTTGGGGATGTACCGTGCCGATCCCGTTTGGAAGGATTTTTTGATTGCCATGCTGACGAAAGGGTACGCCAAAAAAGAAAAGCGTGAAAGAGAACTTTTGCAGCTTTCTGCGGAAGAACGGTATCGTGGCTTTTTGACAGAATACCCAGGATTGGACAAGCGCATCAAACAACATTACATTGCATCGTACCTAGGGATTACCCCTGTGGCCCTCAGTCGTATTCGAAGAAAAATGGGACTCGTTAACCTAGGTTAATGTACAGGTGGTCATAAAGGGCGAAATTGGCAGAAAACTAATCCGTTATGAAACTTCACGACAACACGATTTTGATCACTGGGGGCAGCTCGGGGATAGGGTTGGAATTGGCGAGAATGCTGGCCAAAGACAATGCCATCCTGATCTGTGGAAGATCAGCAGAAAAACTCGCGGCAGCAAAGCGCCAAATTCCCACGCTCTACGCCTTTGCCTGTAATCTGGCTGAGGAGACCGATCGCCATAATCTTTATAAGTGGGTGAAGCACCATCATCCAGACTGCAACGTACTGATCAATAACGCAGCTTTGG
It encodes:
- a CDS encoding Crp/Fnr family transcriptional regulator, whose translation is MTDNLVNTIQSMIYLDETGVRGLKAISQIKRFSSGEHWIREGQVPSSFGFVDKGLFRIYYADADGHEVTKGFFQEGSFPTAYTSLQTEKPSYFFIQALEDAQLVTIDYKKWLGMYRADPVWKDFLIAMLTKGYAKKEKRERELLQLSAEERYRGFLTEYPGLDKRIKQHYIASYLGITPVALSRIRRKMGLVNLG